Proteins from a genomic interval of Capsicum annuum cultivar UCD-10X-F1 chromosome 4, UCD10Xv1.1, whole genome shotgun sequence:
- the LOC107867442 gene encoding queuine tRNA-ribosyltransferase catalytic subunit 1: protein MALRFEILGRFNRARAAQLILPHYECQTPLFMPVGTQGTIKGLTTHQLEDIGCQIILGNTYHLALRPTSELIDEVGGLHKFMNWPRALLTDSGGFQMVSLLHLADITEKGVTFQSPVDGKPMLLTPEESIQIQNRIGADIIMALDDVVKTTITGPRIEEAMYRTLRWIDRCIAAHKKPHEQNLFGIVQGGLDPVLRDICVKGLVERNLPGYAIGGLAGGEDKDSFWRVVAQCTAALPEHKPRYVMGVGYPLDIVVCSALGADMYDCVYPTRTARFGTALVPEGVLRLKHKAMEDDMRPIDPTCDCMVCKAYTRAYIHCLVTKDAMGSQLLSYHNLYYMMKLSRDLHSSIVEGRFPEFVCQFLQKMFPQGDVPEWVCNAMEVAGIDISSCNALFSSLPSKVEDTVEDDTKSRSETVTITF, encoded by the exons ATGGCACTTCGTTTCGAG ATCCTTGGAAGATTTAATCGTGCTCGTGCAGCTCAGCTTATACTCCCTCATTATGAGTGCCAGACACCTCTTTTCATGCCTGTTGGCACTCAAG GTACTATAAAGGGTTTGACCACCCACCAGCTTGAGGATATTGGTTGCCAAATAATCCTCGGAAACACATATCATTTGGCACTACGTCCTACCTCGGAGCTCATTGATGAGGTAGGGGGTCTTCATAAGTTCATGAATTGGCCGAGGGCACTACTTACTGACTCCGGAGGCTTTCAAATG GTCTCCTTGTTGCATTTGGCTGATATCACTGAGAAGGGTGTCACATTTCAG TCACCGGTGGATGGAAAGCCAATGCTCCTTACACCTGAAGAGTCAATACAGATACAA AACAGAATTGGTGCAGATATTATTATGGCTCTCGATGATGTTGTGAAAACTACTATCACAGGTCCTAGAATTGAAGAAGCTATGTATCGAACTCTTCGTTGGATAGATAGGTGCATAGCAG CTCACAAAAAACCACATGAGCAGAATCTATTTGGCATAGTGCAAGGTGGTTTAGATCCCGTATTAAG GGATATATGTGTCAAAGGTTTAGTGGAACGTAATTTGCCTGG CTATGCTATTGGTGGTCTTGCAGGCGGTGAAGATAAGGACTCCTTTTGGCGTGTCGTGGCTCAGTGTACTGCTGCACTACCTGAGCATAAACCACGATATGTAATG GGGGTGGGTTACCCACTAGACATTGTGGTGTGCAGTGCTTTAGGTGCTGACATGTATGATTGTGTCTATCCTACTCGTACTGCTCGTTTTGGAACGGCTCTAGTACCTGAG GGAGTTCTAAGACTTAAACACAAGGCAATGGAAGATGATATGCGGCCTATTGACCCCACATGTGACTGTATGGTCTGTAAAGCGTATACGAGGGCTTACATTCATTGCCTTGTTACTAAAGATGCCATGGGATCTCAACTTCTCTCATATCACAACTTATACTATATGATGAAG CTTAGTAGAGACTTGCACTCATCCATTGTTGAAGGACGGTTTCCAGA ATTTGTTTGCCAGTTTCTGCAGAAAATG TTCCCCCAAGGTGATGTTCCTGAATGGGTCTGCAATGCCATGGAGGTTGCTGGGATCGACATTTCTTCCTGCAATGCTCTATTTTCATCTCTTCCCAGTAAAGTAGAAGATACAGTGGAAGATGACACAAAATCAAGAAGTGAAACAGTAACTATAACCTTTTAA